The window TTGTCTATCTTTTCCGGTATTTCTATCATTTCTGAAATGCTTTCATAATTATTTAAATAATACTCTAGTAACTTATCTGGTATGTCTTGCTCTAACTGACTAAACCTATTTTGAAATTCAAGGAATGCTTTTCTTTGAATTTCCAATATCTCCTGTCCTTCATATGCCTGAGCAACTATCCTTACATCTAATTGTCTTCCTAAAATAGTATATTTCTCTATTCTGACCCAAGATGAATCATACTCCATTTTGCCAAAAGCTTCATCGATTATTTCACTCATAACCATTCCTCCAAAATAATTTCTTGCTTCTTTTCTGATATACCTCCCGAATGAGACATATTATTGTGGACTGCAGAGGGCACTTTATCCATTGTTTTGCAATCTCTTCTTTCATGCCATGTATAACCGTTTTCTTTTCTCCAGTCGTAAACAGCTTCGGGAGAACAGTTTCTCTTCT of the Pseudobacteroides sp. genome contains:
- a CDS encoding DUF6985 domain-containing protein, which produces MSEIIDEAFGKMEYDSSWVRIEKYTILGRQLDVRIVAQAYEGQEILEIQRKAFLEFQNRFSQLEQDIPDKLLEYYLNNYESISEMIEIPEKIDKDHINRDLIIKLIKVRTIYFTRKGQYGYLCDCAWEQEHGIAIIFTNNEISIDEQDVLI